From a region of the Hymenobacter jejuensis genome:
- a CDS encoding GH35 family beta-galactosidase produces the protein MKYKYMLVWLFCVSLVTAKAQSNATNGMPRLVKTGQSTQLLVDNKPFFVLGGELGNSTASNTAYMQLFWPKLKAMNLNTVIAPVYWELMEPTEGKFDFTLVDDLLRDARKNQMKLVLLWFGAWKNSMSCYAPAWVKTDLKRFPRVEDDKGVPQEIMTPFEPRNLEADRKAFVQLMQHLKEVDGKQHTVVTVQVENEIGMLPTARSYDARANAAFKQPVPAQLLTYLQRERKTLKPEFAAIWQRQGAKTKGTWEEVFGKSLATDEMFMAWYFATYTNAVAAAGKAAYPLPMYVNAALNRPGVVPGKYPSAGPLPHLMDIWLAGAPDIDILAPDFYNPNFEHWCDLYTRGGNPLFIPEHRFEDGVAAKAFFAFGNYNCLSFSPFAIEGSDTLKGAPISKAYELLQQVSFLLGKHQPQNQVRGFLVEKDSAARTATLGDYRFTAKHEYTLGWSLGAKKAEWTPGGGLIIAVAPDEFYVVGTGIVLTCEPTAKGKRAGYVSVDEGHFEGEKWIDGRRMNGDQDHQGRHVRVPGDEYSIQRVKLYTY, from the coding sequence ATGAAATACAAATATATGTTGGTGTGGCTGTTTTGTGTGAGCCTAGTTACGGCGAAAGCACAATCGAATGCCACTAACGGCATGCCCCGCCTTGTCAAAACCGGGCAAAGCACCCAACTGCTGGTCGACAACAAGCCCTTCTTTGTGTTGGGTGGGGAGCTTGGCAACTCCACGGCTTCCAACACGGCCTACATGCAGCTCTTCTGGCCCAAGCTGAAGGCCATGAACCTGAACACGGTCATTGCGCCGGTGTATTGGGAGCTGATGGAGCCCACGGAAGGCAAGTTTGACTTTACACTGGTGGACGACCTGCTGCGCGACGCCCGCAAAAACCAGATGAAGCTGGTGCTGCTGTGGTTCGGGGCCTGGAAAAACAGCATGTCGTGCTACGCCCCGGCCTGGGTGAAAACCGATCTGAAGCGCTTTCCGCGGGTGGAAGACGACAAGGGCGTGCCCCAGGAAATCATGACGCCCTTCGAGCCGCGCAACCTCGAAGCCGACCGCAAGGCCTTCGTGCAGCTTATGCAGCATTTGAAAGAGGTGGACGGCAAGCAGCATACCGTCGTGACGGTGCAGGTGGAAAACGAGATCGGCATGTTGCCCACAGCCCGCAGCTACGACGCCCGCGCCAATGCTGCCTTCAAGCAGCCGGTGCCCGCCCAATTGCTCACCTATTTGCAGCGCGAGCGCAAGACCCTGAAGCCGGAATTTGCGGCTATCTGGCAGCGCCAGGGCGCCAAAACCAAAGGCACCTGGGAAGAAGTATTCGGCAAAAGCCTGGCGACCGACGAGATGTTCATGGCCTGGTACTTCGCCACCTATACCAATGCGGTGGCCGCTGCCGGCAAAGCCGCTTACCCGTTGCCGATGTACGTGAACGCCGCCCTGAACCGACCAGGCGTAGTGCCGGGCAAATACCCCAGCGCCGGCCCATTGCCGCACCTAATGGACATCTGGCTAGCCGGCGCCCCCGATATCGACATCCTGGCCCCCGACTTCTACAATCCCAACTTTGAGCACTGGTGCGACCTGTACACGCGCGGCGGCAACCCGCTGTTCATCCCCGAGCATCGCTTCGAGGACGGCGTGGCGGCCAAAGCTTTCTTCGCCTTCGGCAACTACAACTGCCTCTCGTTTTCGCCTTTCGCCATTGAAGGCAGCGACACGCTGAAAGGCGCGCCCATCAGCAAAGCCTACGAGCTGTTGCAGCAAGTGAGCTTTCTGCTGGGCAAGCACCAGCCGCAAAACCAGGTGCGCGGCTTTCTGGTGGAAAAGGACTCAGCCGCCCGCACCGCCACGCTCGGCGACTACCGCTTCACGGCCAAGCACGAGTACACGCTGGGCTGGTCGTTGGGCGCGAAAAAGGCCGAGTGGACGCCGGGTGGTGGCCTGATCATCGCCGTAGCACCCGACGAATTTTACGTGGTCGGGACGGGCATCGTCCTTACCTGCGAGCCAACGGCCAAAGGCAAGCGCGCGGGCTATGTCAGCGTCGACGAAGGCCATTTTGAAGGAGAAAAATGGATAGACGGCCGCCGCATGAACGGCGACCAGGACCACCAGGGGCGCCACGTGCGGGTGCCAGGCGACGAATACAGCATTCAGCGGGTTAAACTCTATACCTATTAA
- the xylA gene encoding xylose isomerase, with amino-acid sequence MSTLTLSRTEFFKGIDKVRFEGRESDNPLAFKWYDENKLIAGKTMKEHLRFAISYWHTFTGTGGDPFGPGTKHFPWDAQGEIIGRAKDKMDAAFEFFTKIGAPYYCFHDIDLVDEGASLQEYERNLATIVDYAKEHQAESGIKLLWGTANVFSNPRYMNGASTNPEFAALAFAGTQVKNALDATIALNGENYVFWGGREGYMTLLNTNMKREQEHMGRFLTMARDYARKQGFTGKFFIEPKPAEPTKHQYDFDAATVIGFLKEHGLDNDFMLNLEVNHATLAGHTFQHELQVAADANMLGSMDANRGDYQNGWDTDQFPNNINELTESMLIILEHGGISPGGINFDAKTRRNSTDLEDIFIAHIAGMDTFARALVVADNILQKSPYKKFRQERYASFDSGQGAAFEKGQLTLEDLRTFALGHGEPEQKSGKQEWLESIINQYI; translated from the coding sequence ATGTCAACCCTCACCCTAAGCAGAACGGAGTTTTTTAAAGGCATCGACAAAGTCCGGTTTGAAGGCCGCGAGTCGGATAACCCGCTGGCGTTCAAATGGTACGACGAAAACAAACTGATCGCCGGCAAAACGATGAAGGAGCACCTGCGCTTCGCCATCTCGTACTGGCACACCTTCACCGGCACTGGCGGCGACCCCTTCGGCCCCGGCACCAAGCACTTTCCGTGGGATGCCCAGGGCGAAATCATTGGGCGCGCCAAAGACAAAATGGACGCCGCCTTTGAGTTTTTCACCAAGATCGGGGCGCCGTATTACTGCTTCCACGACATCGACTTGGTCGACGAAGGCGCGTCGCTGCAAGAGTACGAGCGCAACCTAGCCACCATCGTCGATTACGCCAAGGAGCACCAGGCCGAAAGCGGCATCAAGCTGCTGTGGGGCACGGCCAACGTGTTTTCGAACCCGCGCTACATGAACGGCGCCAGCACCAACCCCGAGTTTGCGGCCTTGGCCTTCGCCGGCACGCAGGTTAAAAATGCGCTGGACGCAACCATTGCTCTGAACGGCGAAAACTACGTGTTCTGGGGTGGCCGCGAAGGCTACATGACGCTGCTCAACACCAACATGAAGCGCGAGCAGGAGCACATGGGCCGCTTCCTGACCATGGCCCGCGACTACGCCCGCAAGCAGGGGTTCACCGGCAAGTTCTTCATCGAGCCCAAGCCAGCCGAGCCGACCAAGCACCAGTACGACTTCGACGCGGCGACCGTGATCGGCTTCCTTAAGGAGCACGGCCTGGACAACGACTTCATGCTGAACCTGGAAGTAAACCACGCCACGTTGGCCGGCCATACCTTCCAGCACGAGCTGCAAGTAGCGGCCGACGCCAACATGCTCGGCTCGATGGACGCCAACCGCGGCGACTACCAAAACGGCTGGGACACCGACCAGTTTCCCAACAACATCAACGAGCTGACCGAGTCGATGCTCATCATCTTGGAGCACGGCGGCATCTCGCCCGGCGGCATCAACTTCGACGCCAAAACGCGCCGCAACTCGACGGATTTGGAGGACATTTTCATCGCCCACATCGCGGGCATGGACACGTTTGCCCGCGCTTTGGTGGTAGCCGACAACATTTTGCAAAAATCGCCTTACAAGAAGTTCCGCCAAGAGCGCTACGCTTCGTTTGACTCCGGCCAGGGCGCGGCTTTCGAGAAGGGCCAGCTCACATTGGAAGACTTGCGCACGTTCGCACTCGGCCACGGCGAGCCCGAGCAAAAGAGTGGAAAACAGGAGTGGCTGGAAAGCATTATCAACCAGTACATCTAA
- a CDS encoding glycoside hydrolase family 3 N-terminal domain-containing protein: MQGGRKIKSSLLLSVAVAALGMQQLQAQQKAVYLDPAQPLNARVNDLISKLTLEEKVAQMLDQSAPVQRLNIPAYSWWNEALHGVGRSGPATVFPQAIGLAATFDDDLAQREATAISDEARAMYNAAIAQNHYVKYGGLTFWTPNINIFRDPRWGRGQETYGEDPYLTSRMGVAFVKGLQGNDPKYLKVAACAKHYAVHSGPEKLRHEFNAEASPQDLRETYLPAFHALVNAKVEAVMCAYNSTNGEPCCGNTFLLQDVLRKEWGFRGHVVSDCGALDDLYQGHKVVKTKTEAAVLALQRGVNLNCGDTYTELTGAVKQGMLKEAQLDSSLAVLLRTRFKLGLFDPKGMTPYDQIPTSVINSAEHRQLAKEVALKSVVLLKNNGVLPLRNDLGKYFVTGPNATSVDALLGNYYGVNGQMTTILEGLVAGVRPGSQIEYKQGMLLDRPNVNPIDWTTGEAKLTDATIVVMGITGLLEGEEGESIASSHAGDRLDYNLPQNQIDFLKKLRKDNKHPLIAVVTGGSPMNLAEVHELCDAVLLTWYPGEEGGSAVADIIFGKASPSGKLPVTFPKSLDQLPAYESYGMKGRTYRYMDAEPLYPFGYGLSYAKFEYGGIKLSSKKLAKGKPVEVEATVKNTGTMAGEEVVQLYLTHTARKGSQTPLYSLKSFKRVSLQPGASTTVRFTLTPDMLALINEKGLAVAPTGPVKVWVAGSLPSQRSQELGAAKAAMATLAAK; the protein is encoded by the coding sequence ATGCAAGGAGGAAGGAAAATCAAGAGCAGCCTGCTTCTCTCAGTGGCGGTAGCGGCGCTGGGCATGCAGCAGCTACAGGCCCAACAGAAAGCAGTATATCTCGATCCGGCGCAGCCGCTGAATGCCCGCGTCAACGATCTGATTTCCAAGCTCACGCTGGAGGAAAAAGTGGCCCAAATGCTGGACCAGAGCGCGCCCGTGCAACGGCTGAACATTCCGGCCTACAGCTGGTGGAACGAGGCTCTACACGGCGTCGGCCGTTCTGGGCCGGCCACGGTGTTTCCGCAAGCTATTGGCCTGGCCGCCACCTTCGACGACGACTTGGCGCAGCGCGAGGCCACCGCAATTTCCGACGAAGCCCGCGCCATGTACAACGCGGCCATCGCCCAAAATCACTACGTCAAGTACGGAGGTCTCACGTTCTGGACGCCCAACATCAACATCTTCCGCGACCCGCGCTGGGGCCGCGGCCAGGAAACCTACGGCGAAGACCCCTACCTGACTTCGCGCATGGGCGTGGCCTTCGTGAAAGGCTTGCAGGGTAACGACCCCAAGTATCTGAAAGTGGCCGCCTGCGCCAAGCACTACGCCGTGCACAGCGGCCCCGAGAAGCTGCGCCACGAGTTTAACGCCGAAGCTAGCCCCCAGGACCTGCGCGAAACCTACCTGCCCGCCTTTCACGCGCTGGTGAATGCGAAAGTGGAGGCCGTGATGTGCGCCTACAACAGTACCAACGGCGAGCCCTGCTGCGGCAATACCTTCCTGCTTCAGGATGTGCTGCGCAAAGAGTGGGGCTTCCGCGGCCACGTCGTCTCGGATTGCGGCGCGCTGGATGATCTGTACCAGGGCCACAAAGTGGTGAAAACCAAGACCGAAGCCGCGGTGCTGGCCTTGCAGCGGGGCGTCAACCTCAACTGCGGCGACACCTACACCGAGTTGACGGGAGCCGTGAAGCAGGGCATGTTGAAGGAAGCGCAGCTCGACAGCTCGCTGGCCGTGCTGCTGCGCACCCGCTTCAAGCTGGGGCTGTTTGACCCCAAAGGCATGACGCCTTACGACCAGATTCCGACGTCCGTTATCAACAGCGCCGAACACCGGCAACTAGCTAAGGAAGTGGCACTTAAGTCGGTGGTGTTGCTCAAAAACAACGGCGTGCTGCCGCTACGCAATGATTTGGGTAAGTACTTCGTGACCGGCCCCAACGCCACCAGCGTTGATGCCTTGTTGGGTAATTATTACGGCGTCAATGGCCAGATGACCACGATTCTGGAAGGCTTGGTGGCCGGCGTGCGACCGGGCAGCCAAATCGAATACAAGCAAGGTATGCTGCTGGACCGGCCCAACGTAAATCCCATCGACTGGACCACCGGCGAAGCCAAGCTTACCGATGCTACCATCGTGGTGATGGGCATCACGGGCTTGCTGGAAGGCGAGGAGGGAGAGTCGATTGCCTCGTCGCATGCCGGCGACCGCCTCGACTACAACCTGCCCCAAAACCAGATCGACTTTCTGAAAAAGCTCCGCAAAGACAACAAGCACCCCCTCATCGCCGTCGTGACGGGAGGCAGCCCCATGAACCTGGCCGAAGTACACGAACTCTGCGACGCGGTGCTGCTGACGTGGTACCCCGGCGAAGAAGGGGGCAGTGCCGTTGCAGATATCATCTTCGGGAAAGCCTCGCCTTCGGGCAAACTACCCGTGACCTTCCCGAAATCCTTGGATCAGTTGCCGGCCTACGAAAGCTACGGCATGAAAGGCCGCACCTACCGCTACATGGACGCCGAGCCACTCTACCCGTTTGGCTACGGGCTGAGCTACGCCAAATTTGAATACGGTGGCATAAAGCTGTCCAGCAAGAAACTCGCTAAGGGTAAGCCAGTTGAGGTAGAGGCCACTGTAAAAAACACCGGCACGATGGCGGGTGAAGAAGTGGTGCAGCTCTACCTGACTCATACGGCCCGCAAAGGCAGCCAGACGCCTTTGTACTCGCTGAAAAGCTTCAAGCGTGTGAGTCTCCAGCCTGGCGCCAGCACTACCGTCCGGTTTACGCTCACTCCCGATATGCTGGCTCTGATCAATGAAAAAGGCTTGGCGGTGGCACCTACTGGCCCGGTAAAAGTCTGGGTAGCAGGCTCCTTGCCCTCACAGCGCAGTCAGGAGCTTGGCGCTGCCAAAGCCGCTATGGCCACCTTGGCGGCCAAGTAA
- a CDS encoding sialate O-acetylesterase: MDYKGTKEPTTTGYFLRHTGLLLLATTCSLLLPSPQAAAQIRLPKLISDGMILQRDAKVNIWGWAAAGEAVTVKFSGQTYRATTGHDGKWTIALPALKAGGPYEMNLDASNHLIIKDILVGNVWVCSGQSNMETPMSRVRDRYPDAVAQANNPMIRQFNVDLRYAFNGPKADLAGGRWVTTTPQNVLAFSAVGYFFAKTLFEKYHVPIGIIKSAVGGSPAEAWLSADALKAFPAYQQAAEKVKDSTYVARTIAQDQAASRMWYTNLRQQDQGEGKGTTPWYATSYNAADWKTMKIPGYWADQGLGPVNGVVWFRKEVEVPASMVGKPARLELGTIVDSDSVYINGQFAGTTGYQYPPRKYDLPATLLKPGRNLIVVRVINNSGKGGFTLDKQYRLTADGQTLDLRGDWQYKLGATAQPAPGSTTFQYQPGGLFNGMIAPLLPYSIKGILWYQGESNTSKPEEYQQLLTALIADWRTHWKQPKLPFIYAQLPNFMAVKEQPSESEWARLRESQRRTLAVPNTAMSVNIDLGEWNDIHPLAKEDVAKRLALAAEKVAYGESKIVSSGPLYQSMQVAGNKATLTFTNTGSGLVAKGGGPLKRFAVAGADNKFVWANARIEGNKVVVWSEQVATPVTVRYAWADNPEGANLYNKEGLPASPFTTAK; the protein is encoded by the coding sequence ATGGATTACAAAGGCACCAAAGAGCCAACCACTACGGGCTACTTCTTACGGCATACGGGCTTGCTCTTGCTCGCCACAACTTGTAGCCTGTTGCTGCCCTCGCCGCAGGCCGCAGCGCAAATACGCTTGCCTAAGTTGATCAGCGACGGCATGATTTTGCAGCGCGACGCCAAAGTGAACATCTGGGGTTGGGCGGCGGCCGGCGAGGCCGTTACCGTGAAGTTCAGCGGCCAAACCTACCGCGCCACCACCGGCCACGACGGCAAATGGACCATTGCCTTGCCCGCCCTGAAAGCAGGCGGCCCGTACGAAATGAACCTTGATGCCAGTAATCATTTGATTATCAAAGATATACTGGTGGGTAATGTGTGGGTGTGCTCGGGTCAATCGAACATGGAAACGCCCATGTCGAGGGTGCGCGACCGGTACCCCGATGCCGTTGCCCAGGCGAACAACCCCATGATTCGGCAGTTCAATGTGGATCTGCGCTATGCCTTCAACGGCCCGAAAGCCGACCTGGCCGGCGGCCGGTGGGTAACGACCACGCCCCAGAATGTGCTGGCCTTCAGCGCCGTGGGCTATTTCTTCGCCAAAACGTTGTTCGAGAAATACCACGTTCCCATCGGCATCATCAAATCGGCGGTGGGTGGCTCACCGGCCGAAGCCTGGTTGAGCGCCGATGCTCTGAAGGCGTTCCCAGCTTACCAGCAGGCGGCCGAAAAAGTAAAAGACAGCACCTACGTAGCCCGCACGATTGCGCAGGATCAGGCCGCTTCCCGCATGTGGTACACCAACTTGCGGCAACAGGATCAAGGTGAGGGGAAGGGCACAACGCCCTGGTACGCAACATCTTACAACGCCGCAGACTGGAAAACGATGAAGATTCCCGGTTACTGGGCCGACCAAGGCTTAGGGCCCGTGAACGGCGTGGTGTGGTTTCGCAAAGAAGTAGAGGTGCCGGCCAGCATGGTGGGCAAGCCCGCCCGCCTGGAGCTGGGCACCATCGTGGACAGCGATTCGGTGTACATCAACGGGCAGTTTGCCGGCACCACCGGCTACCAGTACCCGCCGCGCAAGTACGACCTGCCGGCCACCTTGCTCAAGCCCGGCCGCAACCTGATTGTGGTGCGCGTCATCAACAACTCGGGCAAAGGCGGCTTTACGCTCGACAAACAATACCGCCTCACGGCCGACGGCCAGACCCTGGATCTACGCGGCGATTGGCAGTATAAGCTCGGCGCGACGGCCCAACCCGCACCGGGCTCCACCACTTTTCAGTACCAGCCCGGCGGCCTGTTCAATGGCATGATTGCGCCGTTGCTGCCTTACTCGATTAAAGGCATATTGTGGTACCAGGGCGAATCCAACACCAGCAAGCCCGAAGAATACCAGCAGTTGCTCACGGCTCTTATTGCCGACTGGCGCACGCACTGGAAGCAACCCAAACTGCCGTTTATCTATGCGCAACTCCCCAATTTTATGGCCGTCAAAGAGCAGCCCAGCGAAAGCGAATGGGCCCGACTGCGCGAGTCGCAGCGCCGCACGTTGGCCGTGCCGAACACCGCCATGTCGGTCAACATCGACTTGGGGGAATGGAATGATATTCACCCCCTTGCCAAAGAAGACGTGGCCAAGCGGCTGGCTTTGGCCGCCGAGAAAGTAGCCTACGGCGAGAGCAAAATTGTGTCTTCGGGTCCGTTGTACCAGAGCATGCAGGTGGCCGGCAATAAGGCTACGCTCACGTTCACGAACACCGGCAGCGGGCTGGTGGCCAAAGGCGGCGGACCGCTAAAGCGATTTGCCGTAGCCGGCGCCGACAACAAATTTGTGTGGGCCAACGCCCGCATCGAAGGCAACAAGGTGGTCGTCTGGAGCGAGCAAGTTGCTACGCCGGTGACCGTGCGCTACGCTTGGGCCGACAACCCGGAAGGAGCCAACCTCTATAACAAAGAGGGCCTGCCAGCTTCTCCTTTTACGACTGCAAAGTAG
- a CDS encoding xylulokinase gives MKYLLGYDIGSSSVKASLLRIDTGKCVAAATSPKQEMEITAVTAGWAEQRPERWWQEIINATHKLKESYGFDASLVAGIGITYQMHGLVLIDREGKVLRDAIIWCDSRAVDIGNQAFADLGEGFCLSNFLNSPGNFTASKLKWVKDNEPEVFEQIHKIQLPGDYIAFQLTGNLQTTVSGLSEGVFWNFKEQRIAEELLDYYGISQDLLPEIVDTFSVQGQLTQAAATELGLHAGTPISYRAGDQPNNAFSLNVLQAGEIAATAGTSGVVYGINETMTADSKSRVNTFVHVNNTATKPKNGVLLCVNGTGILNSWLRKLVGEMPYDQMNQLAAQASIGSEGLVFLPFGNGAERILENRPTDAQLSGLSFNIHAQAHVLRAAQEGIVFALNYGMDIMRESGVQVRKVRAGNANMFLSPVFRDAFVNSGNVELELYNTDASQGAARGAGVGVGIYHSPDEAFVGLEKILTVEPTAAAQQQYQAAYARWLNTLHQKLELEERKTPLFN, from the coding sequence ATGAAATACCTCTTAGGGTACGACATTGGGAGTTCATCGGTAAAAGCTTCCTTGCTCCGCATCGACACGGGCAAGTGCGTGGCCGCGGCTACCTCGCCCAAGCAAGAAATGGAGATTACCGCCGTCACTGCCGGTTGGGCCGAACAGCGCCCCGAGCGGTGGTGGCAGGAAATCATCAACGCGACGCACAAGCTCAAGGAATCGTACGGCTTCGATGCTTCGCTGGTGGCTGGCATTGGCATTACTTACCAAATGCACGGCCTCGTGCTCATCGACCGCGAGGGGAAAGTATTGCGCGACGCCATCATTTGGTGCGACAGCCGCGCCGTGGACATTGGCAATCAGGCTTTTGCGGATTTGGGCGAAGGGTTTTGCCTGAGTAATTTTCTCAACTCACCCGGCAACTTCACGGCTTCCAAACTGAAGTGGGTGAAGGACAACGAGCCCGAAGTCTTCGAGCAGATTCACAAAATCCAGCTTCCCGGCGACTACATCGCTTTTCAACTAACCGGCAACCTCCAAACCACGGTTTCGGGCTTGTCGGAAGGTGTGTTCTGGAATTTCAAGGAGCAGCGCATCGCGGAGGAACTGCTTGACTACTACGGTATTAGTCAAGATTTGCTGCCGGAAATAGTCGATACGTTCTCGGTGCAGGGCCAGCTTACGCAGGCCGCGGCCACGGAGTTGGGGCTGCACGCGGGCACGCCCATCAGCTACCGCGCCGGCGATCAGCCCAATAACGCCTTCTCACTCAATGTGTTACAAGCGGGCGAGATTGCTGCCACGGCGGGCACGTCGGGTGTGGTCTACGGCATCAACGAAACGATGACCGCCGATTCTAAGTCGCGGGTTAACACGTTTGTGCACGTCAACAACACCGCCACTAAGCCTAAAAATGGGGTTTTGCTGTGCGTCAACGGTACGGGCATCCTGAACAGTTGGCTGCGCAAGCTGGTAGGCGAAATGCCTTACGACCAAATGAATCAGCTGGCCGCGCAAGCCTCGATTGGCTCCGAAGGCTTGGTGTTTCTGCCGTTTGGCAACGGCGCCGAGCGCATCCTTGAAAACCGCCCCACCGACGCTCAGCTTTCGGGCTTGAGCTTTAATATTCATGCACAGGCCCATGTGCTGCGGGCGGCGCAGGAAGGAATCGTGTTTGCCCTCAACTACGGCATGGACATCATGCGCGAGTCGGGGGTGCAGGTGCGCAAAGTGCGGGCCGGCAACGCCAATATGTTTCTAAGTCCGGTGTTTCGGGATGCCTTTGTAAACAGCGGCAACGTAGAACTAGAACTCTACAACACCGACGCCTCGCAGGGCGCGGCGCGCGGGGCTGGCGTGGGCGTGGGCATCTACCACTCCCCCGACGAAGCCTTCGTTGGACTGGAAAAAATACTGACCGTGGAGCCCACTGCTGCGGCGCAACAGCAATACCAAGCAGCCTACGCCCGCTGGCTGAACACGCTGCACCAAAAGCTGGAGCTGGAAGAGCGCAAAACGCCCCTTTTCAACTAA
- the tkt gene encoding transketolase yields MTDKQVSLDELSVNTIRLLSVDMVQAANSGHPGLPLGAAPMAYVLWSRILRFNPQDPKWPNRDRFVLSAGHGSALLYSLLHLYGYDLSLDDVKAFRQLHSKTPGHPESNLTPGIEVTTGPLGQGFANGVGMAMAEAHLAAVYNKPGHEVVDHYTYAIVSDGDLMEGIASEAASLAGHLRLGKLIYLYDDNDISLDGPTRLAYTEDALARFEAYGWHTQRVQDGNDLDGIEQAIKAAQAETGRPSIISVKTIIGYGSPGEGTSKVHGSPLGVENLKRAKAFFGFDPEQSFVVPDEVRTHLAEAGQQGARLQDEWNQKFEAYSQEFAAEGELFRVSFAGDLPNNWDADLPVFTPADGDMATRQASGKALTALKKSVPFLFGGSADLASSNEMPTSGDISFQPGHYDNPNIWFGVREHAMGGAMNGMAHHGGVRPYGGTFLTFSDYMRGAIRLTALAESSATFVFTHDSIGLGEDGPTHQPVEQVVALRTIPNIIVLRPADANETVESWRLALTKPKSPVVLILSRQKLPTLDQSKYGSAREGVAKGAYILSDSAETPQLILIATGSEVSLAMKAQAELTKEGTQVRVVSMPSWELFEQQDEAYRHQVLPPSVRKRISIEAGSPIGWHKYVTDEGTVIGMNSFGASGPGEEVMEFFGFTVENVLQKAKALLQDKAVGIEPKEVLS; encoded by the coding sequence ATGACTGACAAGCAAGTGTCTTTGGACGAACTAAGCGTAAACACGATCCGGCTGCTGTCGGTGGACATGGTGCAGGCTGCCAACTCCGGCCATCCTGGCTTGCCGCTGGGGGCTGCCCCCATGGCCTATGTGTTGTGGTCGCGCATTCTGCGCTTCAACCCGCAAGACCCAAAGTGGCCCAACCGCGACCGCTTTGTTCTTTCGGCCGGACACGGCTCGGCGCTGCTCTACAGCTTGTTGCACCTCTACGGCTACGACCTGTCGCTAGACGACGTGAAAGCATTTCGGCAGCTCCACTCCAAAACGCCCGGCCACCCGGAGTCGAACCTGACGCCGGGCATTGAGGTAACTACCGGTCCGCTGGGACAAGGCTTCGCCAACGGCGTGGGCATGGCCATGGCCGAAGCTCACTTGGCGGCGGTGTATAACAAACCCGGCCACGAAGTTGTCGACCACTACACCTACGCCATCGTCAGCGACGGCGACCTGATGGAAGGCATCGCGTCGGAAGCCGCCTCGCTGGCCGGTCACCTGCGTTTGGGCAAGCTCATTTATCTCTACGACGACAACGACATCTCGCTCGACGGGCCCACCCGGTTGGCCTATACCGAAGATGCTTTGGCCCGCTTCGAAGCCTACGGCTGGCACACCCAGCGCGTGCAGGACGGCAACGACCTCGACGGCATCGAGCAGGCCATCAAAGCAGCGCAGGCCGAAACCGGCCGTCCTTCGATTATTTCCGTCAAAACCATCATCGGCTACGGCAGCCCGGGCGAAGGCACAAGCAAAGTGCACGGCTCGCCGCTGGGCGTAGAAAATCTGAAAAGAGCCAAAGCCTTCTTCGGATTCGATCCCGAGCAAAGCTTTGTAGTGCCCGACGAAGTGCGCACGCACTTGGCCGAAGCCGGCCAGCAGGGCGCCCGCCTTCAGGATGAATGGAACCAGAAATTTGAAGCCTACAGCCAGGAGTTCGCGGCCGAAGGCGAACTGTTCCGCGTTTCCTTCGCCGGCGATCTGCCCAACAACTGGGACGCCGACTTACCCGTGTTTACGCCCGCCGACGGCGATATGGCTACCCGCCAAGCCTCGGGGAAAGCGCTGACTGCCTTGAAGAAAAGCGTACCGTTTCTGTTCGGCGGCTCGGCCGACTTGGCCAGCTCCAACGAAATGCCCACCAGCGGCGACATCAGCTTCCAGCCGGGGCACTATGACAACCCCAATATCTGGTTTGGCGTCCGTGAGCACGCCATGGGCGGCGCCATGAACGGGATGGCCCACCACGGCGGCGTGCGCCCCTACGGCGGCACGTTCCTTACCTTCTCCGACTACATGCGCGGCGCCATCCGCCTAACGGCGCTGGCCGAATCGTCGGCGACGTTCGTGTTTACCCACGACAGCATTGGCTTGGGCGAAGACGGCCCGACTCACCAACCTGTCGAGCAGGTAGTTGCGCTGCGCACCATCCCAAACATCATCGTACTGCGCCCCGCCGACGCCAACGAAACCGTGGAGTCGTGGCGCCTCGCCTTGACCAAGCCCAAGTCGCCGGTTGTGCTGATTTTGTCGCGGCAAAAGCTCCCTACGCTCGACCAGTCGAAATACGGTTCGGCGCGCGAAGGCGTCGCCAAAGGCGCGTACATCCTGAGCGACTCGGCCGAAACCCCACAGCTGATTCTGATCGCGACGGGCTCGGAAGTTTCGCTGGCCATGAAAGCCCAAGCCGAACTGACGAAAGAAGGTACGCAGGTGCGCGTGGTAAGCATGCCGTCGTGGGAACTGTTTGAGCAGCAAGACGAAGCGTATCGCCACCAAGTGCTGCCGCCCTCGGTGCGCAAGCGCATTTCCATCGAGGCGGGCTCCCCGATCGGGTGGCACAAATACGTCACCGACGAAGGCACCGTGATTGGCATGAACAGCTTCGGCGCGTCGGGTCCGGGCGAGGAAGTAATGGAGTTTTTCGGCTTTACGGTCGAAAACGTGCTGCAAAAGGCAAAAGCTTTGTTGCAAGATAAAGCCGTGGGTATCGAGCCCAAAGAGGTACTTTCCTAA